The Streptomyces sp. NBC_01775 genome includes a region encoding these proteins:
- a CDS encoding sugar O-acetyltransferase: MGENKQRMLAGDWFIPDDEELARETVRRAELCAAYNAAATAPPAERLAILEQLIGDLGEDVRIRPPFSCDFGTYLTIGANTFINFGAVFLDSAPITIGRDVQIGPNVQLLTSTHEMDAERRRAGWEKAVPISVGDNVWLGGGVIVCPGVTIGANTVVGAGTVVTKDLPENVLAVGNPARVVRSL; this comes from the coding sequence GTGGGCGAGAACAAGCAGCGCATGCTGGCGGGGGACTGGTTCATCCCCGACGACGAGGAGCTGGCGCGGGAGACCGTGCGGCGCGCCGAGCTGTGCGCGGCCTACAACGCGGCGGCCACGGCGCCGCCCGCCGAACGCCTGGCGATACTGGAGCAGTTGATCGGAGACCTCGGCGAGGACGTCCGTATCCGCCCGCCGTTCTCCTGCGACTTCGGCACCTACCTGACGATCGGCGCCAACACCTTCATCAACTTCGGCGCCGTCTTCCTGGACTCGGCCCCCATCACCATCGGCCGCGACGTGCAGATCGGTCCCAACGTCCAACTGCTGACGTCGACCCACGAGATGGACGCCGAGCGGCGGCGGGCCGGGTGGGAGAAGGCCGTGCCGATCAGTGTCGGAGACAACGTGTGGCTCGGCGGCGGCGTCATCGTCTGCCCCGGCGTCACCATCGGTGCCAACACGGTCGTCGGCGCGGGCACCGTCGTCACCAAGGACCTCCCCGAGAACGTGCTCGCCGTCGGCAACCCTGCCCGCGTCGTCCGCTCGCTGTAG
- a CDS encoding tetratricopeptide repeat protein — protein sequence MPEPDPPCRLPPESAYFVGRHEDMRTLDHLTARRSGDPRRSGAPGGPGDPATALVVSGPAGVGKTALVNRWLRRRAGSFGRILYADLAAHAPYGPAPAADVLERLLRALGVAPVPADPAERGTLWRALAAELPVAVLLDDAADAAQVRPLLPAGGGSLAVVTSRGSLTALLADGAALHSLGALTPAAAVTLLARAGDGERTGREPHGAIDVVTLCACLPLPVRLAAAQLALHPEQPVGALAAALSRGLGQPGSSLRAEGHAAVSATLDESYRLLPPDAARTYRRLGLIPASACTPQLAAAVCDRAPGQAAADLATLVRAGLLEPSGRGGAYRFHDLVRAHACRRGERDETALTQEETVRRYADWCLHTATRATAVLAPGRHAPERDHRAPPPPTPAFAGEKAALAWLDAERHSLMAVLRHSAAAGWDTVCWQLADAMWPLFSRLNPSALWIEAHEMGLAAARRAGSRAGEGRMLLSGAEGLREAGRYEEAAEWYALAGRHAEQDKDPHQRAEALDGLATTRLRVRELAGAEAGFRDALRLRAELADGHGAAHSRLGLGETALLARDWGRAVRHLARAQADLTAHGDGHGAARALTLLGQAKARAGDSSGGERELRTALAAFETLGAPDGQARTLELMGRVAQADGDRERARERYEQARKLARPLSPATVRRLEERLREL from the coding sequence GTGCCCGAACCGGATCCTCCCTGCCGACTCCCCCCGGAGAGCGCGTACTTCGTGGGCCGCCACGAGGACATGCGCACCCTCGACCACCTCACGGCCCGTCGCTCCGGTGACCCCCGCCGCTCCGGCGCCCCGGGTGGCCCCGGGGACCCGGCGACGGCGCTGGTGGTCAGCGGGCCCGCCGGGGTGGGGAAGACCGCGCTGGTGAACCGGTGGCTGCGCCGCCGCGCGGGCTCCTTCGGGCGGATCCTGTACGCCGACCTCGCCGCACACGCGCCGTACGGACCGGCACCTGCCGCCGATGTGCTGGAGCGGCTGCTGCGCGCCCTGGGTGTGGCCCCCGTCCCCGCCGACCCGGCCGAACGCGGCACGCTGTGGCGCGCTCTGGCCGCCGAACTGCCCGTCGCCGTCCTGCTGGACGACGCCGCCGACGCCGCGCAGGTGCGGCCCCTGCTGCCGGCGGGCGGCGGCAGCCTCGCCGTGGTCACCAGCCGCGGCTCCCTCACCGCGCTCCTGGCCGACGGCGCGGCCCTGCACTCCCTCGGCGCCCTCACCCCCGCCGCCGCCGTCACCCTGCTGGCCCGCGCGGGGGACGGCGAGCGCACCGGGCGGGAGCCGCACGGCGCCATCGACGTGGTCACCCTCTGCGCCTGCCTGCCGCTGCCCGTCCGGCTGGCCGCCGCCCAACTCGCCCTCCACCCGGAACAGCCCGTCGGGGCGCTCGCCGCCGCGCTGTCCCGGGGGCTCGGACAGCCCGGTTCCTCCTTGCGGGCCGAAGGGCACGCGGCCGTCTCCGCCACGCTGGACGAGTCCTACCGGCTGCTGCCGCCCGACGCCGCCCGCACCTACCGGCGGCTGGGGCTGATACCCGCCTCCGCCTGCACCCCGCAGTTGGCCGCCGCCGTGTGCGACCGGGCCCCGGGCCAGGCCGCCGCCGACCTCGCGACGCTCGTCCGCGCGGGGCTGCTGGAGCCCTCGGGCCGGGGTGGGGCGTACCGCTTCCACGACCTGGTGCGCGCACACGCCTGCCGCCGGGGCGAGCGGGACGAGACCGCGCTGACCCAGGAAGAGACCGTCCGCCGCTACGCCGACTGGTGCCTGCACACCGCCACCCGCGCCACCGCCGTGCTGGCCCCCGGCCGCCACGCCCCCGAACGCGACCACCGCGCACCGCCCCCGCCCACCCCCGCCTTCGCCGGGGAGAAGGCGGCGCTCGCCTGGCTCGACGCCGAACGCCACAGCCTCATGGCCGTCCTCCGCCACAGCGCCGCCGCCGGATGGGACACCGTCTGCTGGCAGTTGGCCGACGCCATGTGGCCGCTGTTCAGCCGGCTGAATCCCTCGGCCCTGTGGATCGAGGCGCACGAGATGGGCCTCGCCGCGGCGCGCCGCGCCGGATCCCGCGCGGGTGAGGGCCGGATGCTGCTGTCCGGCGCCGAGGGGCTGCGCGAGGCGGGACGCTACGAGGAGGCCGCCGAGTGGTACGCGCTCGCCGGCCGGCACGCCGAGCAGGACAAGGACCCCCACCAGCGGGCCGAAGCCCTCGACGGCCTCGCCACCACCCGGCTGCGGGTGCGCGAACTCGCCGGTGCCGAGGCCGGCTTCCGGGACGCGCTGCGGCTTCGTGCGGAACTCGCCGACGGGCACGGGGCCGCGCACTCCCGCCTCGGCCTCGGCGAGACCGCGCTGCTCGCCCGCGACTGGGGGCGCGCGGTGCGCCACCTGGCCCGGGCCCAGGCCGACCTGACCGCACACGGGGACGGCCATGGCGCCGCGCGCGCCCTCACCCTGCTGGGCCAGGCCAAGGCGCGGGCAGGGGACAGCAGCGGCGGCGAGCGCGAACTGCGCACGGCGCTGGCCGCCTTCGAGACGCTGGGCGCCCCCGACGGGCAGGCCCGCACGCTCGAACTGATGGGCAGGGTCGCCCAGGCCGACGGCGATCGCGAACGGGCCCGCGAACGCTACGAGCAGGCCAGGAAGCTCGCCCGCCCCCTCAGCCCGGCGACGGTACGACGGCTGGAGGAGCGCCTGCGCGAGCTGTGA
- a CDS encoding Glu/Leu/Phe/Val dehydrogenase dimerization domain-containing protein: MDEWGPEKVVCVSDSRTGMRGVLVLDNTARGMGKGGTRMSPTLDVPEIARLARTMTWKWAAVDLFQGGAKAGILGDPHAPGKEAVLRAFARALANEVPREYVLGLDMGLTERDAAILRDELGDRGAAVGLPAALGGVPYDELGVTGYGVAESAEAAGEAIGLPLRGARVALQGFGAVGAAAARRLAALGAVVVAVSTGEGAVHDPDGLDLAAMLRLRDEYGDACVLHGAGRRLPVGGELRVDADILVPAAREDAVDEEIARATRARLVVEGANSPTTPRAKAALAGRGIVTVPDFIANAGGVVAAAFAMDARYSPFRPEPAQIFTTASAKLRANTAQVLEESRLRGSTPHEAATALAQERVRAAMELRGRLPRAS; encoded by the coding sequence ATGGACGAGTGGGGGCCGGAGAAGGTGGTATGCGTCTCGGACTCGCGCACCGGCATGCGCGGCGTCCTCGTGCTGGACAACACCGCTCGCGGCATGGGCAAGGGCGGGACGCGGATGAGTCCTACCCTCGACGTGCCCGAGATCGCGCGGCTCGCCCGCACCATGACGTGGAAGTGGGCCGCCGTCGACCTCTTCCAGGGCGGCGCCAAGGCCGGCATCCTCGGCGATCCGCACGCGCCCGGCAAGGAGGCGGTGCTGCGCGCCTTCGCCCGCGCCCTGGCCAACGAGGTGCCGCGCGAGTACGTCCTCGGCCTCGACATGGGTCTGACCGAGCGCGACGCGGCGATCCTCCGCGACGAGCTGGGCGACCGGGGCGCGGCCGTGGGCCTGCCCGCCGCTCTCGGCGGGGTGCCCTACGACGAGCTGGGCGTGACCGGATACGGCGTGGCCGAGTCCGCCGAGGCCGCGGGCGAGGCGATCGGGCTGCCGCTGCGCGGGGCGCGGGTGGCGCTCCAGGGGTTCGGCGCCGTGGGCGCGGCGGCGGCCCGGCGGCTGGCCGCGCTGGGCGCCGTCGTGGTCGCCGTCTCCACCGGGGAGGGCGCCGTGCACGATCCGGACGGTCTGGACCTGGCGGCGATGCTGAGGCTGCGCGACGAGTACGGCGACGCGTGTGTGCTGCACGGTGCGGGCCGGCGGCTGCCGGTGGGCGGGGAGCTGCGCGTCGACGCGGACATCCTGGTGCCCGCCGCGCGCGAGGACGCGGTGGACGAGGAGATCGCCCGCGCCACGCGGGCCCGGCTGGTGGTCGAGGGCGCCAACTCGCCGACCACGCCCCGCGCCAAGGCCGCGCTGGCCGGGCGCGGCATCGTGACCGTGCCCGACTTCATCGCCAACGCGGGCGGGGTGGTGGCCGCCGCCTTCGCCATGGACGCGCGCTACTCCCCCTTCCGGCCCGAGCCCGCACAGATCTTCACCACCGCCTCGGCGAAGCTGCGCGCCAACACCGCGCAGGTCCTGGAAGAGAGCAGGCTGCGGGGCAGCACCCCGCACGAGGCGGCGACGGCCCTCGCGCAGGAGCGGGTACGCGCCGCGATGGAGCTGCGGGGCAGGCTCCCGCGCGCGAGCTGA
- a CDS encoding GlxA family transcriptional regulator codes for MAQDSSHRVVVIVDENSNPFELGCATEIFGLRRPELGRELYDFALCSPEPRTLMRDGFFTLTGVAGLHAAEHADTLIVPNRPDTEVPHRPGVLAAVRRAHARGARLVGFCSGAFTLAEAGVLDGRRATAHWQWAHLFRERFPRVQLEPDALFVDDGDILTAAGSSAALDLGLHLVRRDHGAEAANAVSRRLVFAAHRDGGQRQFVERPLPAVPDESLAPVIAWAQERLGEPLTVGDLAARAGVSSATLHRRFRAQLDTTPLAWLSGERVALACRLIERGEERLEVVARRSGLGTAANLRSRLRRETGLSPSAYRLRFGRGEDRQEREKPREPQDQSERPDQPERPDQPERPERPKRRDRGLAGV; via the coding sequence ATGGCGCAAGATTCCTCGCACCGGGTCGTCGTGATCGTGGACGAGAACTCCAACCCCTTCGAGCTGGGCTGCGCGACCGAGATTTTCGGCCTGCGCAGGCCCGAACTCGGCCGTGAGCTGTACGACTTCGCGCTGTGCTCCCCCGAGCCGCGCACGCTGATGCGCGACGGGTTCTTCACCCTCACCGGCGTCGCGGGACTGCACGCCGCCGAGCACGCCGACACCCTCATCGTCCCCAACCGGCCCGACACCGAGGTCCCGCACCGCCCCGGGGTGCTGGCGGCCGTCCGCCGCGCGCACGCCCGAGGGGCCCGCCTGGTCGGCTTTTGCAGCGGTGCGTTCACCCTCGCCGAGGCCGGAGTGCTGGACGGGCGCAGGGCGACGGCCCACTGGCAGTGGGCCCACCTGTTCCGCGAGCGCTTCCCCCGGGTGCAGCTGGAGCCCGACGCGCTGTTCGTGGACGACGGGGACATCCTCACCGCCGCGGGCAGTTCCGCGGCCCTCGACCTCGGTCTGCACCTGGTGCGCCGTGACCACGGCGCCGAGGCCGCCAACGCGGTCAGCAGGCGGCTGGTCTTCGCCGCGCACCGGGACGGCGGCCAGCGGCAGTTCGTCGAACGCCCGCTGCCCGCCGTCCCGGACGAGTCCCTGGCGCCCGTCATAGCCTGGGCCCAGGAGCGGCTCGGCGAACCCCTCACGGTCGGCGACCTCGCCGCCCGCGCGGGAGTCAGCTCCGCCACGCTCCACCGCCGCTTCCGCGCCCAGCTGGACACCACCCCGCTGGCCTGGCTCTCCGGCGAGCGGGTCGCCCTCGCGTGCCGTCTCATCGAACGCGGTGAGGAACGCCTGGAGGTGGTGGCCCGCCGCAGCGGACTCGGCACGGCCGCCAACCTCCGCTCCCGCCTGCGCCGCGAGACGGGCCTGAGCCCCTCCGCCTACCGCCTGCGCTTCGGGCGCGGGGAGGATCGCCAGGAGCGTGAGAAGCCACGGGAGCCGCAGGACCAGTCCGAGCGGCCGGACCAGCCGGAGCGGCCGGACCAGCCGGAGCGGCCGGAGCGGCCGAAGCGGCGCGATCGGGGCCTCGCCGGCGTCTGA
- the hglS gene encoding 2-oxoadipate dioxygenase/decarboxylase produces MTQQATVPPHELRARFARGLSELYGREVPAYTTLVDVSQQVNTEVLAERGSAAERLGDIARVTAERHGAIRVGTPEELAQVARVFGAVGMYPTGFYDLREAAPSPVPVVSTAFRPVDKEELARNPFRVFTSLLVPEDRRFFDAELEAKLKEFLSARRLFPEELLELADRAESDGGLGEPAAERFLELATGAFALSGEPVDRAWYATLEQVSSVAADIGGVGSTHINHLTPRVLDIDALYERMRARGVEMIDKIQGPPRREGPDVLLRQTSFRALSEPRRFREADGTVREGALRVRFGEVEARGIALTRAGRDLYDAALASGGYEERMPRTERELLARDLAFFTFRAVPERGGTPSSGDLLTLVDEGRLVPEPIVYEDFLPRSAAGIFSSNLTGEGSMDASRDTAARDAAWLAEVVGRTVHDPYELYAAQREASLREAAARLGLPRIG; encoded by the coding sequence ATGACTCAGCAGGCCACCGTCCCCCCGCACGAGCTGCGCGCCCGCTTCGCGCGCGGCCTGTCCGAGCTGTACGGCAGGGAAGTGCCCGCCTACACCACGCTCGTGGACGTCTCCCAGCAGGTGAACACCGAGGTGCTCGCCGAGCGGGGCAGCGCGGCCGAGCGGCTCGGCGACATCGCCCGCGTCACCGCCGAGCGGCACGGCGCCATCCGCGTGGGCACCCCGGAGGAACTCGCCCAGGTGGCCCGGGTGTTCGGTGCGGTGGGGATGTATCCCACCGGCTTCTACGATCTGCGCGAGGCCGCGCCCTCCCCCGTGCCCGTCGTCTCCACGGCCTTCCGCCCGGTCGACAAGGAGGAGCTGGCCCGCAACCCCTTCCGGGTCTTCACCTCCTTGCTGGTGCCCGAGGACCGGCGCTTCTTCGACGCGGAGCTGGAGGCAAAGCTCAAGGAGTTCCTGTCCGCCCGCAGGCTCTTCCCCGAGGAGCTGCTGGAGCTGGCCGACCGCGCCGAGTCCGACGGCGGGCTGGGCGAGCCGGCGGCCGAACGCTTCCTGGAGCTGGCCACCGGAGCCTTCGCGCTGTCCGGCGAACCGGTGGACCGCGCCTGGTACGCCACGCTGGAGCAGGTCTCCAGTGTGGCCGCCGACATCGGCGGCGTCGGCTCCACCCACATCAACCATCTGACCCCGCGCGTCCTGGACATCGACGCGCTCTACGAGCGGATGCGGGCGCGCGGCGTCGAGATGATCGACAAGATCCAGGGCCCGCCCCGCCGGGAGGGCCCGGACGTGCTGCTGCGGCAGACCTCGTTCCGCGCGCTGTCCGAGCCGCGCCGCTTCCGTGAGGCGGACGGCACGGTGCGCGAGGGCGCGCTGCGGGTGCGGTTCGGCGAGGTCGAGGCGCGCGGGATCGCCCTGACCCGGGCCGGCCGCGACCTGTACGACGCGGCCCTGGCCAGCGGCGGGTACGAGGAGCGCATGCCGCGCACCGAACGCGAACTCCTCGCCCGCGACCTGGCGTTCTTCACCTTCCGAGCCGTACCGGAGCGGGGCGGGACACCCTCGTCCGGCGACCTGCTCACGCTCGTGGACGAGGGCCGGCTCGTGCCGGAGCCGATCGTCTACGAGGACTTCCTGCCCCGTTCGGCCGCCGGTATCTTCTCCTCCAACCTCACGGGAGAGGGCTCGATGGACGCCTCACGGGACACGGCGGCGCGGGACGCGGCCTGGCTCGCCGAGGTGGTCGGCCGTACGGTGCACGACCCCTACGAGCTGTACGCGGCCCAGCGCGAGGCCTCCTTGCGCGAGGCCGCCGCGCGGCTTGGCCTCCCCCGGATCGGCTGA
- a CDS encoding LysR family transcriptional regulator yields the protein MLNPVHVRTLSEVLATGSLSEAAARLGYTASAVSQQISALERTTGLVLFERGARTIHPTRAAVALGERCTRFLDQLAALEHEVRALAAGERGLVRVGSFPTAGAALIPWALARFVQQQPGAEVSLEEGEPDELLPLLLSDTLDVALVYVYDLVPRTVPAQLTVTELLHEPLRVLLPPAHPGRDEERVPLGALAEETWISSREDTAGARSLSLLCATAGFAPRVAFRTNDYGAVSELVAAGLGVALVPGLALRAAPGPLPLAGDAPGRRVLAIHRTANFNPLLPPLLDALTRAAAAHERGNG from the coding sequence ATGCTCAACCCCGTGCACGTACGCACCCTCAGCGAGGTCCTGGCCACCGGGTCCCTCAGCGAGGCGGCGGCCCGCCTGGGCTACACGGCCTCCGCCGTCTCCCAGCAGATCAGCGCGCTGGAGCGCACCACGGGCCTCGTCCTCTTCGAGCGCGGCGCCCGCACCATCCACCCCACACGCGCGGCCGTCGCCCTGGGCGAGCGCTGCACCCGGTTCCTCGACCAGCTGGCGGCGCTGGAGCACGAGGTGCGTGCCCTGGCGGCGGGCGAGCGCGGGCTCGTACGGGTCGGCAGCTTCCCCACGGCGGGCGCCGCGCTCATCCCCTGGGCCCTGGCCCGCTTCGTCCAGCAGCAGCCCGGGGCCGAGGTGTCCCTGGAGGAGGGCGAGCCGGACGAGCTGCTTCCGCTGCTGCTCTCCGACACGCTGGACGTCGCGCTCGTCTACGTCTACGACCTGGTGCCGCGCACCGTGCCCGCACAGCTGACGGTCACCGAGCTGCTGCACGAGCCGCTGCGGGTACTGCTCCCGCCCGCGCACCCGGGCCGGGACGAGGAGCGGGTGCCGCTCGGCGCGCTGGCCGAGGAGACCTGGATCTCCAGCCGCGAGGACACCGCGGGCGCCAGATCGCTCAGCCTGCTGTGTGCCACGGCCGGGTTCGCGCCCCGCGTCGCCTTCCGCACCAACGACTACGGCGCCGTGAGCGAGCTGGTGGCGGCCGGGCTGGGGGTGGCGCTGGTCCCCGGGCTCGCGCTGCGCGCGGCACCCGGGCCGCTGCCGCTGGCAGGCGACGCACCCGGCCGCCGCGTTCTGGCCATCCACCGCACCGCCAACTTCAACCCCCTCCTGCCCCCGCTCCTGGACGCGCTGACCCGCGCCGCCGCAGCGCACGAGCGGGGCAACGGCTGA
- a CDS encoding DUF5133 domain-containing protein, with protein MMAHPDTLRELLTRYEELHGRPAERQKLDDVSYTLCVSTATRDIGEALVAARAHIEEEAYAAPAGGARTAA; from the coding sequence ATGATGGCCCACCCCGACACCCTGCGAGAGCTGCTCACGCGCTACGAGGAGCTGCACGGCCGCCCGGCCGAGCGCCAGAAGCTGGACGACGTCTCGTACACGCTGTGTGTCTCCACCGCCACGCGTGACATCGGGGAGGCCCTCGTGGCGGCCCGTGCGCACATCGAGGAGGAGGCGTACGCGGCCCCGGCGGGCGGCGCGCGGACAGCCGCCTGA
- a CDS encoding DUF2180 family protein: protein MNCYDCHNEGTTTPAVATCVDCGAGACTRHLHDDPEPLRSGGGTGRTWSQRDSRRLVCLVCHRTAMGESKG from the coding sequence ATGAACTGCTACGACTGCCACAACGAGGGCACCACCACCCCGGCCGTCGCCACCTGCGTCGACTGCGGGGCGGGCGCGTGCACGCGCCATCTGCACGACGACCCCGAACCCCTGCGCAGCGGCGGTGGCACGGGGCGGACGTGGTCGCAGCGCGACTCGCGCCGTCTGGTCTGCCTCGTGTGCCACCGCACGGCCATGGGCGAAAGCAAAGGGTGA
- a CDS encoding VOC family protein: MDSVPGMPCWVSLTIRDRQVTEEFYGAVLGWSFEDSTLGPGFRVAKREGEPVAGFNEGAVSWQLPVRWTVFFSVEDAGRAAERISERGATVAVGPIRLGMGRAAMAADPYGAPFGVWQGALPRGWALGAGHSPAWLELHTQDAFAAALFYGEVLEWTKNPSHGVSYEEQDDEVHILTDGETVAGLRGGGIEAAPDPQARTRWEVYFRALDLDGALAAAEKAGGEILTSPERVTHGHVASLRDPDGGLFSLLGP; the protein is encoded by the coding sequence ATGGATTCCGTACCCGGAATGCCCTGCTGGGTCAGTCTCACGATCCGCGACCGGCAGGTCACCGAGGAGTTCTACGGAGCCGTACTGGGCTGGTCCTTCGAGGACAGCACGCTGGGTCCCGGATTCCGCGTGGCGAAGCGGGAGGGCGAGCCGGTGGCGGGCTTCAACGAGGGCGCCGTCTCATGGCAGCTGCCCGTGCGCTGGACCGTCTTCTTCTCCGTCGAGGACGCTGGGCGGGCGGCTGAGCGCATCAGCGAGCGCGGGGCCACCGTCGCCGTCGGCCCGATCCGGCTGGGCATGGGCCGCGCCGCGATGGCCGCCGACCCCTATGGCGCCCCCTTCGGTGTGTGGCAGGGCGCACTGCCACGCGGCTGGGCCCTCGGCGCGGGTCACTCGCCCGCCTGGCTGGAACTGCACACGCAGGACGCCTTCGCCGCGGCGCTCTTCTACGGCGAGGTCCTCGAGTGGACCAAGAACCCCAGCCACGGCGTGAGCTACGAGGAGCAGGACGACGAGGTGCACATCCTGACCGACGGGGAGACGGTCGCGGGGCTGCGCGGCGGCGGCATCGAGGCCGCGCCCGACCCGCAGGCGCGCACCCGCTGGGAGGTGTACTTCCGGGCCCTCGACCTCGACGGGGCGCTCGCCGCCGCCGAGAAGGCGGGCGGCGAGATCCTCACATCCCCGGAGCGGGTGACACACGGCCACGTGGCCTCGCTCCGCGACCCGGACGGCGGCCTGTTCTCCCTGCTCGGGCCATGA
- a CDS encoding Hint domain-containing protein codes for MEINEICKLEGWPINHPVLTRDNIGPCYCSCSCLAFGTMVEDGTGGFKAIENYAVGDEIMASGTGLSWTSKPVVFSGGTTGASRQKFTVLVLYGETALAVTSDHLFLLAGDEHTLKRADRLSPDDVLISPSGEPVSVTAVHIGDYLAGFHHVAASDKEAPPEDLEGHLLNTNGVVSADYVVQITARRTDVAGFKVKQHDDMPVVGSAEYVERYGRGCLEAPELPDAVTSRTPLRASGFNAPDLDLAQYTFVPADATRVIVPDHACGFLSPEEAEAKARSPKRPFNDPLAREWTEALIQQHKTFYPDVTYSLDWASDEVNAYAWVENNVRHVALKGGLVRDQDLELEGIALVLAHELAHHYGGTPTFPSGLSCEGQADYRGVRNIMRKVWFGDSYITTTDAAIAQMANFFGVPNDPHAPAGSAGCGHPPGACRVATYHSAVSLAGKPVCAA; via the coding sequence ATGGAAATCAACGAGATCTGCAAACTCGAAGGCTGGCCCATCAACCATCCGGTGCTGACCCGGGACAACATCGGGCCGTGCTACTGCTCGTGTTCCTGCCTGGCCTTCGGAACGATGGTCGAGGACGGTACGGGGGGATTCAAGGCCATCGAGAACTACGCCGTCGGCGACGAGATCATGGCCTCGGGCACCGGGCTGAGCTGGACGTCGAAGCCCGTGGTCTTCAGCGGGGGCACCACCGGCGCCTCCCGCCAGAAGTTCACGGTCCTGGTGCTCTACGGGGAGACGGCGCTCGCCGTCACGAGCGACCATCTCTTCCTGCTGGCGGGCGACGAGCACACGCTCAAGCGCGCCGACCGGCTCTCGCCCGACGACGTGCTGATCTCGCCTTCGGGTGAGCCGGTCAGCGTCACCGCCGTCCATATCGGCGACTATCTGGCCGGGTTCCACCACGTCGCGGCCTCCGACAAGGAAGCGCCTCCGGAGGACCTGGAAGGCCACCTGCTGAACACCAACGGGGTGGTCAGCGCGGACTACGTCGTGCAGATCACGGCGCGCCGTACCGACGTGGCCGGGTTCAAGGTCAAACAGCACGACGACATGCCCGTCGTGGGCTCCGCGGAATATGTGGAGCGCTACGGGAGGGGCTGCCTGGAGGCTCCTGAACTGCCGGACGCGGTCACCTCCCGGACACCGCTGCGTGCCTCGGGATTCAACGCGCCCGACCTCGACCTGGCGCAGTACACGTTCGTACCGGCCGACGCCACCCGGGTCATCGTGCCGGACCACGCGTGCGGCTTCCTGTCTCCCGAGGAGGCCGAGGCCAAGGCCCGTTCGCCCAAGCGGCCGTTCAACGACCCGCTGGCACGCGAATGGACGGAGGCGCTCATCCAGCAGCACAAGACGTTCTACCCGGACGTCACCTACTCGCTGGACTGGGCGAGCGACGAGGTCAACGCGTACGCGTGGGTCGAGAACAACGTGCGGCACGTGGCGCTCAAGGGGGGCCTGGTGCGCGACCAGGACCTGGAGCTGGAGGGAATCGCCCTGGTGCTGGCGCACGAGCTGGCCCACCACTACGGCGGCACTCCCACCTTCCCGAGCGGGCTGTCCTGCGAGGGCCAGGCCGACTACCGCGGCGTGCGCAACATCATGCGCAAGGTGTGGTTCGGCGACTCCTACATCACGACGACGGACGCGGCCATCGCCCAGATGGCCAACTTCTTCGGCGTGCCCAACGACCCGCACGCACCCGCCGGCAGCGCCGGGTGCGGACACCCGCCGGGTGCCTGCCGGGTGGCGACCTACCACTCGGCGGTGAGCCTGGCGGGCAAGCCTGTCTGCGCGGCCTGA